In Collimonas arenae, a single genomic region encodes these proteins:
- the denD gene encoding D-erythronate dehydrogenase yields the protein MQVVITGGAGFLGQRLAHSLLKQGSLPDRSGQLQTIDKIILVDVVAASGFDDARIEQITGDITDSALLERVITTQTAAIFHLAAIVSGQAEADFDLGMRINLDASRLLLERCRACGHAPRVIFTSSVAVFGGVLPAVVQDHTALNPQSSYGTQKAIAELLLNDFSRKGFVDGRVLRLPTISVRPGKPNLAASSFASGIIREPLNGQPAVCPVAPDVRLWLLSPRKVIACLIHGYTLPADILGKSRTINLPGISVTVAEMVAALERVAGKEVAARIEWAHDPAIDRIISSWPGAWDAKRAVDLGFVGETSFDEVVRAYIEDDLPAA from the coding sequence ATGCAAGTAGTCATCACCGGCGGCGCCGGATTTCTGGGGCAACGCCTGGCGCACAGTCTGCTCAAGCAAGGAAGCTTGCCAGACCGTAGCGGCCAGTTGCAAACCATCGACAAGATCATCCTGGTGGACGTGGTCGCCGCCAGCGGCTTCGACGATGCGCGGATTGAACAAATCACGGGCGACATCACCGACAGCGCCTTGCTGGAACGCGTGATCACAACGCAGACTGCGGCAATCTTTCACTTGGCGGCGATTGTCAGCGGCCAGGCGGAAGCCGATTTCGATCTCGGCATGCGCATCAACCTGGACGCTTCGCGCCTGCTGCTGGAACGCTGCCGCGCTTGCGGCCATGCGCCACGCGTGATTTTCACCAGTTCGGTGGCGGTATTCGGCGGCGTGCTGCCAGCGGTGGTACAGGATCACACCGCACTCAATCCACAATCGTCCTACGGCACGCAAAAGGCGATCGCCGAGCTGCTGCTCAACGATTTCAGCCGCAAAGGCTTTGTCGACGGCCGCGTGCTGCGCCTGCCGACCATCAGCGTGCGCCCCGGCAAACCAAACCTGGCCGCCTCCTCCTTCGCCAGCGGCATCATCCGCGAACCGCTCAACGGCCAGCCTGCCGTCTGTCCTGTTGCGCCGGATGTGCGGCTATGGCTGCTGTCGCCGCGTAAGGTGATCGCCTGCCTGATCCATGGCTATACGCTGCCTGCCGACATCCTGGGTAAAAGCCGGACCATCAATTTGCCGGGGATATCAGTCACCGTGGCAGAAATGGTCGCGGCGCTGGAGCGCGTTGCGGGCAAGGAAGTCGCGGCACGGATCGAATGGGCGCATGACCCCGCCATCGACCGGATTATTTCGAGCTGGCCTGGCGCCTGGGACGCCAAACGCGCCGTCGACCTGGGCTTCGTTGGTGAAACCAGTTTCGATGAAGTTGTACGCGCTTATATCGAGGATGATTTACCGGCGGCATAA
- the ltnD gene encoding L-threonate dehydrogenase encodes MTINVGVIGLGAMGLGVARSLLRAGLRTYACDVRTEVLQQFASEGGIVCNTPAELGAQCDVVITVVVNAAQTEQVLFGEQGAAAKMRPGSLVIASATVAPEYAIKLGERLAAQQLHLLDAPLSGGAARAASGEMTMMTSGPAAAYDKGEAVLTAIAGKVYRLGDTHGVGSKVKIINQLLAGVHIAAAAEAMALGLREGVDADALYEVITNSAGNSWMFENRVPHILKADYTPLSAVDIFVKDLGLVLDTARASKFPLPLSAAAHQMFMMASTAGHGAEDDSAVIKIFPGIQLPTKLPAAQE; translated from the coding sequence ATGACTATCAACGTAGGTGTAATCGGCCTTGGCGCCATGGGCTTGGGCGTCGCCCGTTCTTTGTTGCGCGCCGGTTTGCGCACCTATGCATGCGATGTGCGCACTGAAGTGCTGCAGCAGTTTGCCAGCGAAGGCGGCATCGTTTGCAACACGCCTGCCGAACTCGGCGCGCAATGCGATGTAGTAATTACCGTCGTAGTCAACGCCGCGCAAACCGAACAGGTGCTGTTCGGCGAACAAGGCGCAGCGGCAAAAATGCGACCCGGCAGCCTCGTCATCGCCAGCGCTACAGTAGCGCCGGAGTACGCAATCAAACTGGGCGAACGGCTGGCGGCGCAGCAGTTGCATCTGCTCGATGCGCCGCTCTCCGGCGGCGCAGCGCGGGCCGCTTCAGGCGAGATGACCATGATGACTTCCGGCCCCGCCGCCGCTTACGACAAGGGTGAGGCGGTTTTGACGGCGATCGCCGGCAAGGTATATCGGCTGGGCGACACCCATGGCGTCGGCTCCAAGGTCAAGATTATCAACCAGTTGCTGGCCGGCGTGCATATTGCCGCCGCAGCGGAAGCCATGGCGCTCGGGCTGCGTGAAGGCGTCGACGCCGATGCCTTGTATGAGGTCATCACCAACAGCGCGGGTAATTCCTGGATGTTCGAGAACCGCGTGCCGCATATCCTGAAAGCCGATTACACGCCGTTGTCGGCGGTGGATATTTTCGTCAAGGACCTGGGACTGGTGCTCGATACCGCACGCGCCAGCAAATTCCCGTTGCCGCTTTCCGCTGCTGCGCATCAGATGTTCATGATGGCGTCGACTGCAGGTCATGGCGCCGAGGACGACTCTGCCGTGATCAAGATTTTCCCTGGCATCCAGTTGCCAACCAAGCTGCCGGCAGCGCAGGAGTAA
- a CDS encoding FadR/GntR family transcriptional regulator produces the protein MFNKLNANRTSLSDTVAQELLKKIQTGEFGPGAKLPTEPVLSEQFGVSRTVVREAISRLKNEGAVEPRQGSGVYVSEQGHLRPLRIQFDQASSSDAVLQIVELRRAIDAEVAALAATRRTPRQLKAIETALKGIEADVNTGGDGVLADVMFHRSIAEATGNPFLLQTLAFLSQYLEAATAVTRSNEARRDDFMRQVYEEHAAIASAIAAGDPLGARNAAQNHMFNAARRLAQGAADAKASQKAKTKSASKTR, from the coding sequence ATGTTCAACAAACTGAATGCCAACCGGACATCCCTGAGCGATACCGTCGCCCAGGAGCTGCTGAAAAAGATACAAACCGGCGAATTCGGTCCCGGCGCCAAGCTACCGACCGAACCGGTGCTTTCCGAGCAATTCGGCGTCAGTCGCACTGTGGTGCGCGAAGCTATTTCCCGCCTGAAGAATGAAGGCGCAGTCGAACCGCGCCAAGGCAGCGGCGTATATGTCAGCGAACAAGGCCATCTGCGGCCGTTGCGGATCCAGTTCGACCAGGCCTCGTCGTCCGATGCCGTATTGCAGATCGTCGAACTGCGCCGCGCCATCGATGCCGAAGTAGCGGCGCTGGCGGCCACCCGCCGCACCCCGCGCCAGTTGAAAGCCATCGAAACCGCGCTGAAAGGAATCGAAGCCGACGTCAACACCGGCGGCGACGGCGTGCTGGCCGACGTGATGTTCCATCGCAGCATCGCCGAAGCGACTGGCAATCCCTTCCTGCTGCAAACCCTGGCCTTTCTCAGCCAGTATTTGGAAGCGGCCACCGCCGTCACCCGCAGCAATGAAGCAAGGCGCGACGACTTCATGCGCCAGGTGTATGAAGAACATGCCGCCATCGCATCCGCCATCGCCGCCGGCGACCCGCTGGGTGCGCGCAACGCCGCGCAAAACCATATGTTCAACGCAGCGCGTCGCCTTGCCCAAGGTGCAGCGGACGCCAAAGCATCGCAAAAAGCAAAAACCAAAAGCGCTTCAAAAACTCGCTAA
- the otnK gene encoding 3-oxo-tetronate kinase, whose translation MPIQDTPLLGCIADDFTGATDLANMLVREGMRTVQTIGVPDVAPQDVDAIVVALKSRTVPADEAVAESLAALRWLQQQGCRQFFFKYCSTFDSTAKGNIGPVTDALLHALGSDFTIACPVFPETGRTLYRGHLFIQNQLLSESGMQNHPLTPMTDPNLVRVLQQQTPSKVGLIGYPVVSQGTGKIHSEMAALRQQGVRMAIVDALENQDLYAIGAACADLPLVTGGSGIALGLPGNFVRSGLLNPHNTKAAELPAVDGLSIVLAGSASKATNTQVSTWLESRPGFCIDPLALARGEPVVAQALAFTGRHLQQQPVLIYATTTPEQVKQVQAELGIERAGLLIEQALADIAAALLVQGVRRFVIAGGETSGAVVKALGVHALRIGAQIDPGVPATASTGARPLALALKSGNFGSTDFFEKALRHLGETRL comes from the coding sequence ATGCCGATACAAGATACCCCCCTGCTGGGCTGCATCGCCGATGACTTTACCGGCGCCACCGACCTGGCCAACATGCTGGTGCGCGAAGGCATGCGTACCGTGCAGACCATCGGTGTGCCTGACGTTGCGCCGCAAGATGTCGACGCCATCGTGGTGGCGCTCAAATCGCGCACGGTTCCTGCCGATGAAGCTGTAGCGGAATCACTCGCTGCATTGCGTTGGCTACAGCAGCAAGGCTGCCGCCAGTTCTTCTTCAAATACTGTTCCACCTTCGATTCCACCGCGAAGGGCAATATCGGCCCGGTTACCGATGCCTTGCTGCATGCGCTGGGTAGCGATTTTACGATTGCCTGCCCGGTCTTTCCTGAAACCGGTCGGACTTTGTATCGCGGCCACTTGTTTATCCAGAATCAGTTGTTGAGTGAATCGGGGATGCAAAATCATCCGCTGACGCCTATGACCGATCCTAACCTGGTGCGCGTACTGCAACAGCAAACCCCGTCTAAAGTCGGCCTGATTGGCTATCCCGTGGTGTCGCAAGGAACCGGCAAGATCCATTCGGAGATGGCTGCATTGCGCCAGCAAGGCGTGCGAATGGCGATCGTAGATGCCTTGGAAAATCAGGATCTCTACGCGATTGGCGCTGCCTGCGCAGACCTGCCGCTGGTCACCGGCGGCTCAGGTATAGCGCTGGGCTTGCCTGGCAATTTCGTCCGCTCCGGCTTGCTGAATCCGCACAATACCAAGGCCGCAGAACTACCTGCAGTAGACGGCCTGTCTATCGTCCTGGCAGGCAGCGCATCGAAGGCTACCAACACGCAGGTCAGCACATGGCTGGAAAGCCGCCCGGGATTCTGCATCGATCCCCTGGCGCTGGCGCGTGGCGAGCCAGTGGTGGCGCAAGCCTTGGCATTCACCGGCCGGCACCTGCAGCAACAACCTGTCTTGATCTACGCCACCACCACGCCGGAACAGGTCAAGCAGGTGCAGGCCGAACTGGGCATCGAACGCGCCGGTTTGCTGATCGAACAGGCGCTGGCAGATATAGCCGCAGCATTGCTGGTGCAAGGCGTACGGCGCTTCGTGATTGCCGGCGGCGAGACTTCCGGCGCAGTGGTCAAGGCGCTCGGCGTACACGCGCTACGTATCGGCGCGCAAATCGATCCAGGCGTGCCGGCGACAGCGTCTACCGGCGCAAGGCCATTGGCACTGGCGCTCAAATCCGGCAATTTCGGCAGTACAGATTTCTTTGAAAAGGCGCTGCGTCATCTTGGCGAAACACGTCTATGA
- the otnC gene encoding 3-oxo-tetronate 4-phosphate decarboxylase has translation MNTSLKEQALREEICEIGASLYQRSYTVGTAGNISARLDDGWLITPTDACLGRLAPAQIAKVDASGKWVSGDKPSKTLALHRAVYDNNPQMQAVVHTHSTHLVALTLAGVWHDQDVLPPITPYQVMKVGHIPLIPYCRPGDPQVADQVRLLATSVRGVLLERLGPVMWHESVSQAAFALEELEETAKLWMMLKDKPEPLSAAALDELYRVFGARW, from the coding sequence ATGAACACATCACTCAAAGAGCAGGCTCTGCGCGAGGAAATATGCGAAATCGGCGCCAGCCTGTACCAACGCAGTTACACGGTCGGCACGGCCGGCAACATCAGCGCCCGGCTGGATGATGGCTGGCTGATCACGCCGACCGACGCCTGTCTCGGCCGGCTGGCTCCGGCACAAATCGCCAAGGTTGATGCAAGCGGAAAATGGGTCAGCGGCGACAAACCGTCGAAGACACTGGCGCTGCATCGCGCAGTCTATGACAACAATCCACAAATGCAGGCAGTGGTGCATACCCATTCGACGCATCTGGTGGCGCTAACGTTGGCCGGCGTCTGGCATGACCAGGATGTGCTGCCTCCGATCACGCCGTATCAGGTAATGAAAGTGGGACACATTCCCCTGATTCCATATTGCCGCCCCGGCGATCCGCAAGTGGCGGACCAGGTCAGGCTGCTGGCCACCTCGGTCCGCGGCGTGTTGCTGGAACGGCTCGGTCCGGTGATGTGGCATGAGAGCGTTTCGCAGGCGGCGTTTGCGCTGGAAGAACTGGAAGAAACCGCGAAGCTGTGGATGATGTTGAAGGACAAGCCGGAGCCGCTTAGCGCGGCGGCCCTGGATGAGCTGTATCGGGTATTTGGCGCACGCTGGTAA
- the otnI gene encoding 2-oxo-tetronate isomerase, whose protein sequence is MPRFAANLTMMYNEHAFLERFAAAAKDGFKGVEFLFPYEHAAAELHTRLQDNGLTQALFNAPPGDWAGGERGIASLPGREDEFKRSVATGLEYAQVLGNRKLHVMAGLIQPQQDRARHRAVYLDNLAYAAAQAAAHGITIVIEPINTRDIPGFFLNRQDEAQAICAEVGCDNLQVQFDLYHCQIVEGDLAVKLKRDMLRPQAGIGHIQIAGVPERHEPDIGEINYPYLFELIDTLGYQGWVGCEYRPRADTSAGLGWLKPWL, encoded by the coding sequence ATGCCGCGTTTTGCCGCCAATCTGACCATGATGTATAACGAACACGCTTTCCTTGAGCGCTTTGCTGCCGCGGCCAAGGATGGTTTCAAGGGCGTGGAATTCCTGTTCCCGTATGAGCACGCCGCCGCCGAGCTGCATACACGGTTGCAGGACAACGGCTTGACGCAAGCATTGTTCAACGCACCGCCGGGCGACTGGGCTGGCGGAGAGCGCGGTATTGCCTCCTTGCCGGGACGCGAAGATGAATTCAAGCGCAGTGTCGCCACCGGCCTGGAATACGCGCAAGTTCTTGGTAACCGCAAGTTGCATGTCATGGCGGGCCTGATCCAGCCGCAACAGGATCGTGCCCGTCATCGCGCGGTGTATCTGGACAACCTGGCTTACGCGGCTGCGCAAGCGGCCGCGCACGGCATCACGATTGTGATCGAACCGATCAATACGCGAGACATTCCCGGCTTCTTCCTGAATCGCCAGGATGAAGCGCAAGCGATTTGCGCCGAGGTCGGCTGCGACAACCTGCAGGTGCAGTTCGACCTGTATCACTGCCAGATCGTCGAGGGCGACCTGGCAGTCAAACTCAAGCGCGACATGCTGCGTCCGCAAGCCGGCATCGGCCACATCCAGATTGCCGGCGTGCCGGAGCGGCATGAACCGGATATCGGTGAGATCAATTATCCCTACCTGTTCGAACTGATCGACACACTCGGTTACCAGGGCTGGGTCGGCTGCGAATACCGGCCGCGCGCAGACACTTCTGCAGGGCTGGGCTGGCTCAAGCCCTGGCTCTAA
- a CDS encoding MFS transporter, producing the protein MSATIAQASVSLPAEQAENLYKKVFWRFVPFIMLCYVVAYLDRVNVGFAKLQMSQDLGFSETIFGLGAGIFFLGYFLFELPSNLIMNRVGAKLWIARIMITWGILSACFAWVQTPTQFYVLRFLLGVAEAGFYPGIILYLTYWFPSHRRAKVVATFMAAIPVSGIFGNPLSGWIMQAFHGSSGWHGWQWMFMIEAVPAILVGIAVFFVMDNSIRKAKWLTEAEKDYLEAEIRADQKDKQSPKSTAAVFKDIRIWHMCLIYFCIVMGQYGLTFWLPTLVKASGVVGDLKIGLISAIPFICAVFAMILIGRRSDRMRERRWHLIVPSLLGAVGFIVSAIAADNTVIAIAFLSLAAMGVLTCSPLFWSLPTAFLSGTGAAAGIAVINSVGNLAGFVSPFLVGWLKDTTHSNETGMFMLAGMLVVGAIAILRTPPKMVNR; encoded by the coding sequence ATGTCCGCAACAATCGCACAGGCCAGCGTGAGCCTGCCGGCTGAACAAGCCGAAAACCTGTACAAAAAAGTATTCTGGCGCTTCGTGCCATTCATCATGCTGTGCTACGTGGTGGCCTACCTGGACCGCGTCAACGTCGGCTTCGCCAAGCTGCAGATGTCGCAAGACCTGGGCTTCAGCGAAACCATCTTCGGCCTCGGCGCCGGTATCTTCTTCCTCGGCTACTTCCTGTTTGAACTACCCAGCAACCTGATCATGAACCGGGTGGGCGCCAAGCTGTGGATCGCCCGCATCATGATTACCTGGGGGATCCTGTCGGCCTGCTTTGCCTGGGTCCAGACGCCTACCCAGTTCTATGTCCTGCGTTTCCTGCTGGGCGTGGCGGAGGCCGGTTTTTATCCCGGCATTATCCTGTACCTGACCTACTGGTTTCCTTCGCACAGGCGCGCCAAGGTGGTCGCCACCTTCATGGCGGCAATCCCGGTCTCCGGCATTTTCGGCAATCCGTTGTCAGGCTGGATCATGCAAGCTTTCCACGGTTCCAGCGGCTGGCATGGCTGGCAATGGATGTTCATGATCGAAGCAGTGCCGGCGATCCTGGTCGGGATTGCCGTGTTCTTCGTGATGGACAATAGCATCCGCAAGGCCAAGTGGCTGACCGAAGCGGAGAAGGATTATCTTGAAGCGGAAATCCGCGCCGACCAGAAAGACAAGCAAAGTCCGAAGTCGACCGCCGCCGTGTTCAAGGATATTCGCATCTGGCATATGTGCCTGATCTACTTTTGCATCGTCATGGGCCAGTACGGCCTGACATTCTGGCTGCCGACCCTGGTCAAGGCTTCCGGCGTGGTGGGAGACCTCAAGATCGGCCTGATCAGCGCGATTCCCTTTATATGCGCGGTGTTCGCCATGATCCTGATCGGCCGCCGTTCCGACCGCATGCGTGAGCGGCGCTGGCACCTGATCGTGCCGTCCTTGCTGGGTGCGGTAGGTTTCATCGTATCGGCGATAGCGGCCGACAATACCGTGATTGCGATCGCCTTCCTGTCATTGGCGGCAATGGGCGTACTGACCTGTTCGCCGCTGTTCTGGTCCTTGCCGACGGCTTTCCTGTCGGGCACTGGCGCCGCAGCAGGCATTGCGGTGATCAACTCGGTCGGCAACCTGGCCGGTTTTGTCAGTCCTTTCCTGGTTGGCTGGCTGAAGGATACGACGCATAGCAACGAGACCGGCATGTTCATGCTGGCTGGCATGCTGGTGGTCGGCGCCATTGCGATCTTGCGGACGCCGCCTAAAATGGTTAATCGCTGA